The following nucleotide sequence is from Dyella sp. BiH032.
GACAGGTACTCGATCAGCTGCCACGCCGCTTCCTTGTGCGTCGAGCGCCGGAAGATCACCAGGCTCGATCCTCCGGCGTTGGACGCGCCCGGGCCGTGTTCGCCGGGCAGCGGCGCGGTGTCCCAGTCGTCCTGTTGCGATACGGGCAGGCGTTTGCGGAACTCGCCGATGTTCCAGGGGCCGGACAGGTAGAACGCATACACGCCGCGGCCGAACTCGGTCCACGGGTTGCCTGCTTCAACATTGGTGATCGCGGGCGCCTGGCGCTGGCGAAAGGTTTCTACGTAGAACGCCAGCGCGCGCTTGAAGCCTTCGCTGCGGAAGTTGCCGTAGCGGTTGCCGTCGCGCAGCAAGGGTCCGTCCTGCTGGAGCGCGAGCACGAGCAACTGTTCGAATTCGTTGGTCGGCAGCAGAATGCCGTAAGTGCCCTGCGCAGGATGACTGAGCGCCGCGAGCATGCGGCGCCATTCGTCCCAGTCGCGCGGCGGGGCGTCGAAGCCGGCGCGCTTGAGCAGGTCGCGCCGGTAGAACAGGAGGCGCGTGTCGACGTACCACGGCACGCCGTACAGCGCCTCGCCGATGCGGTTGGTGGCCCAGACATTGGCGAAGTAGTCGTCCTGGCGGATGACTTTCGAAGACGCGACGCGAGCCTGCAGCGGTTCGAGCGCATCCAGCGCGGCCAGTTCCGGGATCCACGTGTTGCCGAGCTGCGTGAGGTCGGGCGTCGAACCGCCGGCGATCGCGGTGAGCAATTTCTGGTGCGCCGCAGTGAGCGGCAACTGCTGCACTTTCACCTGCAGGCCGGGATGTTCGCGCTCGAAATCGGGCAGCAACTTGGCGACTGCTTCGCCTTCGCGGCCGATGGTCCATAGCGTGAGCACGCGGCCGTCGTCCTTCGGCTGGCAGCCGGCGCTCGCCGCCGCGGCGATGCCGACGCAGGCCCAGGCGAGCGTATGCCGCAGCAGGCGCCGCATGGCCGCGATGCGCTGGCGCGGACCGCGGCGACTCATGGCTCGGCGCGGGCCCCGTCCAGCCAGCCACCGGTGAAGCCGGCGCGCTGCAGGCCCTTGCGGATGTAGGGGTTCTTCTTCATCACATTCCATACGAAGCCGCTGCGCCAGTTCTCGGCCATCAGCAGGATCGGGCCTTGGTCGATGCCCAGGTGCACGGTATCGACCCAGCCCAGCTCCGGCACCAGTTTGCCGGTGCGAAGATCGGTCTTGGTGTGGAAGCTCGGATTGAACGCATCGACGAAGCCGTACTTGGTGTAGATGTGCTTGCCGTACTTGCGCTTCATTTCTTCCAGCGCGGGCACCACGATTTCCGGCGCGAACGCGATGGAGCCGCCAGCCGCCGTGGGCACAATCGTGCCGTCGTCGCTGATGTAATCCAGGCCGGCGCCACGCGCCGTATAGCCTTGGAAGGTGCGCTCGGTGTCGCCGCTCTTCACCACCAGCCCGCCGGGGCCGTTGCTTGCGGTGAGGCCCCACACGTTCTCGCCGTAGCCGGTCCAGCCGCCGGGATTGGCGATGGCATACGCGCGTTGCGAGTAGGTGGCGCGGCGGCTGTTCTCGAAGTAGTCCAGGCCCTTTTCGCGGTTCCACGCATCGCGGATGCCGCGGAAGTCCACCCACACGTGGCTGTACTGGTGGCCGAACAGCGGCGCGAAGTTGAGGAACGTCTGGCCGCGGAATTCGCCCCAGGTGCGGTCATAGGTGGAGGTCCATGCTTTCCACGCGTCCTCGCCCACCGCGTGCGTGGGTGAACCCATCGCCAGGATGTAGACCAGCATGCCTTCGTTGTAACCCTGCCAGTCGTGCGGAATGAACTTGCCGCCCGGCGTCCAGCCCATGGTGATGAGCGGCTTGCGCGCCTGCACCCACGTCCAGTCGACGCGGCGGTAGATCTCGTCGGCGAGCTGGCGGATCTCGCGTTCCTGCGGCGTGTCGCGGTCGTAGTACGACTGTGCGAACAGTACGCCGCCGAGCAGCAGCGTGGTGTCTACCGTTGACAGCTCGACCCAGCGCGAGAAGCGCTTGCCGGTGTCCATGTCGAGGAAGTGATAGAAGAACCCGTGGTAGCCGGTGGCGTCGTCTTCGCTGTCGTTCTGCGGCGCATCGTGGAAGAAACGCAGCGTAGCGAGCGTGCGTTCGACCGCCTGCTCGCGCGTGATGTAGCCGCGCTCCGCGCCGACGCCGTAGGCGGTGAGGCCGAAGCCGACGGCCGCGATGCTGGCAAAGGACTTGGTCGGATAGTGATCCGGCACCAATCCGTTCTGCGGGTTTGCGCTATCCCAGAACCAGTCGAAGGTGCGGCGCTCGAGGTCGTCGACCATCGGGGGGATGCGCGCGCGCTCATGGGACTCCGATGTCTGCTTGGATGCTTGCGCCGCCATGGCGCTGGCCGTGCATGCGAACGCCAGGGAAAGCACGACGGCGAAGCGGGGCAAGATATTCATGCGCATGGTGTTGCCTTTAAGACTCATCAGGAACGGCGGCATGGACGTCCATCATGTAGCCATGTAGCCGTTGAAGAAACCGTACGACGTAAACGTTTACGTCTCTCTATCAAAAAAAGAGCCGCATGGGCTCCCGACAAACCCTGGCGCGCGGTGCTTTTCGCGCGCCAGGGTCGGCATGGTCAGAACTTGATACCGGCCGTCAGCTTCAGCGTACGCGGTACGTCGACGATGTTGCCGATGGGGTTGTAGGTCACCGGGTTGCGGCTGAGCACACCGTTGGAACCGTAGTTGGTCAGATAGTCGTCGTAGTTCTTCCAGTTGAAGACATTGAGCACATCCAGGCGCACGTAAGCGTTTACGTTGTCCCACACTTTAAAGTTCTTGGTGATCTGCAGATCCAGGTCCCGATAGCCGAACACCTTGCCGCCGACCAGAAACTTGCCGGTACCGGGTGGCACGAACGTCATCGGGGCGCAGCCGTTCGGCGAATCGACGATGCCGTAGCACGCATTGCTGGCATACGCGGTCGGCGTCGCCAGCGTGAGCTTGGCGGCGACCAGCAGGCCCCAGGGGCCATCGACGGTGCCCGTAGTGACAAGGCGGTGCTTGGCCGTGGGGCCGGCGATGAATGGATAGTCGTGGATCGACGCAAAATCGAACGCGTACTGGTCAGTCAGATCTTGCTGGTCGTGATTGAAGCGGCTCTTCGTGTAGGTGTACGCCACCGTCATGCCCCAGTGCGATTCCGGCGTGTACGGCTTCTCGGCGGAGACCAGGACCTGGGTAGTCTTCGTCTTCAGGCCGTTGTCCGCGATGATCAGGGCGCCATAACCGGGAATCGGATAACCCCACGGCTGGCTGCCGTTCTGCCAGAACGAGCCATTCGGATAGCGATTGCCGAGCTGGAAGATCAGGCCATCGAAGCTTTTGATGCTCTGTACGGTGACGTCGGTGTTCCACTCGCCGATCTTGTTGCGCATGCCCAGGCTGATCTGGTCGGAGTATGGCGTCTTGAGGTTATTGGTGATCATGTCGACCTCCTTGCCCGTGCTGGTGCCCGCGATCAGCGACTGCAGCGTGCCCAGGCCGGTCAGGTAAACCGGGTCCCACGGAATGCACGTCGGGCCAGGGGTGCAAGGATGGTTGGCGTTGATGAAGTTCAGCGTCGGCTGCGACAGCACCGACTTGGTCTGTTCCAATTGCAGGATCTGATAAAGGTCGCGGTCGTACGAACGGCCGGCGCCGCCATGGATCACATGCGCTTCATCGCCGTTGATATCGTAGGCAAAGCCGAAACGCGGCTGGAAGTTGTAGCGCGGCGGATGGCGGTTATGGCCGTTGCTGATGTAGTTGTTGATGTTGACGCCGCCCAGCGCGAGCGACTGCGCGTAAGTCTGGCCTGCCGGAGCGGACGGGTCCTGCGAATTGATGGCAGCGACGATATCCGGCGGCGTGACGTAGTCGTGGTACGAGGGCGTGACTTCGTAATCCCAGCGCACGCCGAGGTTCAGCGTGAGGTGGTCGTCGATCTTCCAGTCGTCCTGGATGTACGCGCCGATCTGGCGGTCCACCGTGCTCGCCACCGGATTCATGCCCGGCGTGGGCGATGGGAACTGCACCTTGTAGGGCACGTCCGAAGTGCCGTCCGGCGTAGTGTCGTAGAAGAACTGCGGATTGAACTCGCCCGCATCGCGCGCCGTCAGCCGCACCCACTTGATCTTGGCGCCCATCTTGATGACGTGGTCGCCATGCCATTCGATATTGTTGAAGGTGAAGTCGTCCTGCAGCGCCGGGCCCTTCTGGCCCTTGTTCTGCGAGGCAAGCGGAGATGCGGCGCCTGTGCTGAGGATTGCCTGGTTGTCCGAACCCAGCGCGGTGTAGACCGCACCGTTGCCGATGTTCGATGCCGCCGGCGTGTAGAACGCATTTTCGTACGTCGCTTGCAGGCGATTGAACCAGCTGTCGGTGCTGTGATCCCAGCGGATGACGTAGCGCTTGTCGGTGTTCTTGGTGCTATAGGACGCGGAGGCCGCCGTACCGGTGCCAATGCCACTGATCGCGGTTTCGTCGCGGTACTTGCCGCTGATCTCGATGCGGTCGCGATCGGTGGGTTCCCAATCTACCTTGGCGAAGTACAGGTCTTCTTTGAACGGCTGGTTGGCGGCGCCCAGCTGCGCGCGGGCGGATGCAGGCAGGCCGTTCACGTAGGCCGCCGGGCCGCCCGGGATCACGCTGATCGGCTGGTCGAATTCCTTGCCCTCGTACGTGGCGAAGAAGTGCGCCTTGTCCTGGATGATCGGGCCGCCCAGGGCGAAGCCGTATTCCTTGTTGTGCGAAGGGATCTTCTTGCCGCTGTCGTTTTCCGCTGGCGTGCGGGCGCGGACGGATTGATTGGTGTAGTTGCCGAACACCTCGCCGTGGAACTCGTTGGTGCCGGACTTGGTTTCGGCGGTGACCGCCGCGCTCGAGATCTGGTCGTATTCGGCCTTGTAGTTGGATGTGATGACCTTGTACTCGCTGATGGCCAGCTGCGGGAATGGGTTGCCCTGAGTGTTGGTCTGGCCGGAGATGCCGGATGGCAGGATGTAGTTCTTCTGGCCCACGCCGTCGATATAGACATTCATGGCGCCGGAGTTCTGTCCGCCGGCTTGTAGGTTGGTCTTGCCGTTCTTCACCGTGAACACCATGCCGGGCACGATGTCGGCGAACTCCAGGAAGTTGCGCGTGATCTGCGGCACGGTGGCGATCTGGTGCTGCGAGACCGAGGTGCCGACTTCGGAGGTGGTGACCTCGGCCAGTGTGGTGGCATTGACGGTGACGGCACCGAGGCTCTGCGCGTTGGCGGCGGCGGCCGGCGCAGCGGCCGGCTCGTTGAAGTTCAGCGTGCCGACCGAAGCCACGGTGAGCGTCACGGTCTTCTGGTTGCCACCGACATCAACCATGTATGTGCCCGGTTGCAGGCCGACGAGCGCATAGCTGCCGTCCTTGTCGGTGCGCGTGCGCCGCGTGGAGCCGGTGGCCACGTTCTTGGCGACGACTTCGGCATCGGCCGGACCGCGGCCGCGCAGGGTCGCGTCTGATGTCTGCGACCAAGCGATGGTTGGCATGAATGCCGCAGTAGCGACCAGACCCGCTAGGGCCAGTGAGATCTGCAGCGAAAGTGCGTGTTTGCGTGCCATGGCTGGGGCACCCTCCCTCAAGGGTTTAATGACGGCTGTGTTGTTGTCGATGCGCCGCCGGCGTGTTCCCACGCCGGCCGGCGTAGAACCGGCCTTCATGGCCGGCCCCCTGGTGTTCTGGCGACGTCAGTCCCGGGTCGCCGGTTTTTCCGTGTCGTTGCCTTTCGTACGCGCGCTGGATGCGCGCACCACCAATTCGGCCGGGATGCGCACGTGCGCACGCGGCACATCGGTTGCGCTGCCGTCGAGTTGCACGGCCAGCTGCTCCAGCGCTGCCTTGCCCAATTCGGCGATACGTACGCCGGCGGTGGTCAGGGCGGGGCTGACGTAGCGCGCCATCGGCACGTCGTCGAAGCCGGCGACGGCGATGTCTTCGGGGATGCGCAAACCCGCTTCGCGGATCGCCGCCATGCAGCCAATGGCCATCATGTCGTTGGCCGCGAACACGGCATCGGGGCGCGGCTGCATCGCGGCCAGGCGCTGGCCGGCGCGATAGCCGGAGGCTTCGTCAAATTCGCCCGGCTGCACGACCGGCTCGGCACCGGGCAGGCGTTCGGCCAGCACTTCGCGGTAGGCCCGCTCGCGCTCGGCCACGTCGTGATTGCCCGCCGGGCCTTGGATGAAAGCGACGCGGCGATAACCCGCATCGATCAGGTGTTCCACCACCATCCGTGCGCCGCCCGCGTTGTCGACGGAGAGCGCGGGATAGTCGTCGCGCTCCAGCTCGGTGTTCATCAGTACCGTCGGCAGCCCCACCGGAAGGTTCTGACGCAGGAAAGCGGCGTCTGCATGAGGGGACATGACCAGCAGGCCATCGACGCGGCCCTGCATGGCACGCAGCGCGGCGGCGGCTTCGGCGGCGCCGTCGTGCGAGCTGGAAACGAGCAGTTGCAGGCCATGTGTGCGTGCGGCGAGGTCGATGCCGCGGATCAGCTCCGAGAAAAATTCACCGTAAAGGTCCGGCAGGAGCGCGCCGATAGTGTGGGTACGGCGGGTGATCAGGCTGCGGGCCGCGCCGTGGGGGATGTAGCGCAGACGGGACGCCACCTCGCGGATGCGCTCCAGGGTCTCGGCGGTCACACCGCCATGGCCGTTGAGCGCACGGGAGACGGAAGCCACCGACACCTGGGCCTCGCGTGCCACGTCTTTGATCGTCACTCCCACGTCTGCCCGCTCCAGATGCGCTCGGAAGTTCGCTGGAACTGGAACGTAAACGTTTTCATCGACCCTTGTAAAGCTTTTGCAAATCAAGGACTTTGCTGCAACGCAAAAATTATCGGCCGTAAGGCCTAGTGATTTGTCGGGGTCACGGTAAGGGAAAGCCAGCGGTAGAAAGCCAGCGGACGGGAACGTCGCCGGCTACCGCAACGCAGCACGGGACTGCCAGGCGGATGCCATGGAACGAGGCTTGCAGCGCTCGTCCGGCGGAAATAGGAGGTTTAGGGGATTGTAAGAATCCATAAGACCGCAGTTAAATCACGGTTAATCCCCATAGGGTCCGGTGGATGTAACATGTATCTATCGAACATCTTAAATAGAGCGCATAACTCTTTGAAGTAAAAAGCTATGACTGTCTTGCTTGCGATCACATTGGTCCTGTTCGGACTCTCAGCCACCGCCATCAGGCGTGTTCCCGCCGGTCAGGTGATCAGCGTGTATCGACACGGCAAGCCGCGGCGGCTGTTGCAGGCGGGGACGCACATTCTGGTGCCGGGCCTCGATCGCATCGGCCATCGGATCGACCTGGGCGGGCAGGTGCTGCGTTTCCAGGAACCGATGCCCGACGCGCACGACGTGCGCGGCACCGTGTATTGGCAGGTATTGGAGCCCGAGCGCGCCGATGCGGTGATCGAAGAGGCGGACCAGCTGATCCGCGGCGGCGCCCTGGCGGCGTTGCGCGAGGAGCCGGCCGTGGTCGAAGCCGACCGGCGCGACCTCGGCGCGCGCCTCAAGCAGGCCATGAACAAGGCCCTGCGCGAGCGCGGGGTGATGGTGACCCGCGTGGAACTGGAAGTCGCCTGAGCCGACCATTCGCGAGGCTGCCTTAAGAGCGCCCGCGCAAAAGGGGACTTGAGACTCTTGAAACCCGCTTCGGCGGGTTTTTCTTTGGCGCGAAGCTGGCGCAATGCGAGCCGCGCCCGGATACTGCCGCCCTTTTCGCTTTTCCGGGACGATCGCCATGGCCGACCGCGCCGCCTTGCAGGCCCAACTCGAACAGGGCATCGCCGCGCTCGGCCTCCGCCTGCCTGAGGGCGCGGTGGAGCGGTTGCTGGATTACCAGGCCCTGCTGGAGCGCTGGAATGCCACCTACAACCTCACCGCCATCCGCGACCCGGCGGAGATGGTGACCCGGCATCTGCTCGATTCGCTGGCGATCCTCCCTTACGTGCGCGGGCAGACCCTCGCCGACCTGGGCACCGGGCCGGGGCTTCCCGGCATTCCCCTGGCCATCGCGGCGCCTGGGCGGCAGATCCTGCTGGTGGATTCCAACGGCAAGAAGGTCCGCTTTCTGCGCGAGGCGATCCGCGCGTTGAAACTGGAAGGCGTGCGCGCCGTGCAATCGCGGGTGGAAGAGGTGGAAGGCCAGTTCGACTGCATCACCGCCCGGGCTTTCGCCAGCCTGGCGGACATGCTGGGCTGGGGCGGCCATCTGCTCGCTCCCGGCGGGGTGTGGCTGGCGATGAAGGGCAAGCGGCCCGACGAGGAATTCCCAGGCATTCCCGCAGGTTTCGCCCTGCGCGGCACGCATGTACTCAATGTGCCCGGTTTGGACGCGGAGCGTCACCTCGTCGAACTCGGCCGGGCGTGAAGAGCGGGGCCGCCGGAGCCTGTCCGGGCCGGGTTCCGATGGTAACCTAGCGCCCTTTTCCCACGCTCACGGCATCGACGACACCATGGCACGCATCATCGCTGTCGCCAACCAGAAGGGCGGCGTCGGCAAGACCACCACCGCCGTCAATCTCGCCGCGGCGCTCGCCGCTGCGAAGCGCAAGGTGTTGCTGGTGGACCTGGACCCGCAGGGCAACGCCACCATGGCGTCCGGCGTGGACAAGCGCGTGGCCAAGCCCAACGGCTGCGAGGTGCTGCTGGACGAGGCTCCGATCGAGCGCGCCATCGTCACCACCGAGGCGCATTACGACCTGCTGCCCGGCAACGGCGACCTCACCGCCGCCGAGCTGAAGCTGATGGATGCGATCGCACGCGAGATGCGCTTGAAGGAACAGCTCGCCAAGATCGCGGACAAGTACCACACCATCCTGATCGACTGCCCGCCCACCCTGCATCTGCTCACGCTCAACGCGCTTGCCGCAGCGGACGGGCTACTGATTCCCGTGCAGTGCGAATACTTCGCGCTGGAAGGGCTTTCCAGCCTGCTCGACACCGTGAAGGCCGTACGCCAGCGGCTGAATCCCCACCTCGAAATCGAGGGGTTGCTGCGCACCATGTACGACGTGCGCAACAATCTCGGCAACGAGGTTTCCGCGCAGCTGACCACGCATTTCGGCGACAAGGTGCTGCGCTCGATCATCCCGCGCAACGTGCGCCTGGCCGAGGCCCCCAGCCACGGCCAGCCCATCCATCTCTACGACCGCAGCTCGCGCGGCGCCATCGCCTACATCGGCCTGGCGGGCGAGATCATCCGCCGCGAACGAGGGCTCGCCGCAGGCGCGGCCGACGTGGCGCCGCCGCACGACGACAGCGAAGTGGCGGTGGACGCCGCCGCCGACATTCATCAGGAGTAAGCATGGCCGCAGCGAAGAAACGAGGCCTCGGACGCGGGCTCGATGCCCTGCTCGGCGGCGGCGACGACGGTGCGCCCTCGGTGATCGAGCAGGAAGGGGAGCTGCGCACGCTGCCCATCCAGTACATCCAGCCGGGCAAATACCAGCCGCGCCGGCACTGGAACGACGAGGCGCTCGACGAGCTGGCGGCTTCGATCAAGGCTCAGGGCTTGATCCAGCCTGTGGTGGTACGTGCCCTGGGCAAGAACAGCTACGAGTTGATTGCCGGCGAACGCCGCTGGCGCGCTGCGCAGCGCGCCCAGCTCAGCGAAATGCCCGCCCTGGTCAAGGACGTTCCCGAGATCGCCGTGCCGGCGATGGCGCTGATCGAGAACATCCAGCGCCAGGACCTGACGCCACTGGAAGAGGCTGACGCGCTCAAGCGGCTGATCGACGATTTCGCGCTTACCCACCAGCAGGCCGCCGAGGCCGTCGGCCGCTCACGCGCCGCGGTGTCGAACCTGCTGCGCCTCACCGAGCTGCCGCCCTCCATCAAGAAACTGCTCGACGAAGGCAAGCTGGAGATGGGCCATGCCCGTTGCCTGCTGACGTTGCCCGAGCGGGACGCCGAGGGCCTGGCCCTCGAGGCCGCCCGCCACGGCTGGAGCGTGCGCGAGCTGGAGGAAGCCGCCCGCCGCGCCCAGACCGCGCCCAAGGGCAAGGCCAAGCACACCCCGGCGCGCGACCCGAACGTCGATGCGCTGGAGCGCGAGCTGGCCGAACGCTTCGCCACCCGCGTCGAGGTGGCCCATGGCCGCGGCGGGCGCGGCAAGCTCGTCATCCACTATCACAGCAACGACGAGCTGGAAGGCATCCTCGGCAAGATCCGCTGAGGTCGCGCGGGGCCCCGCCCCGCCCGCTCCCCAGCGGCTCGCCGGGGAATCCCCTACGCACTAGAATGCGCCCCCAAGCGCTGCGCGCCTCCCGTTCCGCAAGTAAAGGCTGCCCCTCATGCCGCAATTGTCCGTGGTCGTGCCGGTTTTCAACGAGCGCGACAACATCCCGCCGCTGCTTGCCGAGATCGCCGCCGCGCTGCGCGGCAAGGTCGAGTTCGAGATCGTCTACGTGGATGACGATTCCAGCGACGACAGCGTGGCAGTGCTGGCGGGAGAGAAGCCCAACTACCCCGAGCTGCGCATCGTGCGGCACCTGAGCCGCAGCGGGCAGAGCACCGCGGTGTGGAACGGCGTGCGCGCCGCCCGCTCGCCATGGATCGCCACGCTCGACGGCGACGGCCAGAACGACCCGGCCGACATCCCCAAGCTATTGGCCGCGCGCGACGAAGCGCCGGAAGACGTGCGCCTGCTAGCCGGCTGGCGCACCACGCGCCGCGATAGCTTCAACAAGCGCATTTCCTCCAAGATCGCCAATGCGGTGCG
It contains:
- a CDS encoding glycosyltransferase, whose product is MPQLSVVVPVFNERDNIPPLLAEIAAALRGKVEFEIVYVDDDSSDDSVAVLAGEKPNYPELRIVRHLSRSGQSTAVWNGVRAARSPWIATLDGDGQNDPADIPKLLAARDEAPEDVRLLAGWRTTRRDSFNKRISSKIANAVRSRMLRDDTPDTGCGLKLFEREVFLRLPYFDHMHRYLPALVKRAGFQSRSVPVGHRPRTAGSSKYGMLDRLWVGVADLRGVAWLMRRAKVTRVEEL
- a CDS encoding TonB-dependent receptor; the encoded protein is MPTIAWSQTSDATLRGRGPADAEVVAKNVATGSTRRTRTDKDGSYALVGLQPGTYMVDVGGNQKTVTLTVASVGTLNFNEPAAAPAAAANAQSLGAVTVNATTLAEVTTSEVGTSVSQHQIATVPQITRNFLEFADIVPGMVFTVKNGKTNLQAGGQNSGAMNVYIDGVGQKNYILPSGISGQTNTQGNPFPQLAISEYKVITSNYKAEYDQISSAAVTAETKSGTNEFHGEVFGNYTNQSVRARTPAENDSGKKIPSHNKEYGFALGGPIIQDKAHFFATYEGKEFDQPISVIPGGPAAYVNGLPASARAQLGAANQPFKEDLYFAKVDWEPTDRDRIEISGKYRDETAISGIGTGTAASASYSTKNTDKRYVIRWDHSTDSWFNRLQATYENAFYTPAASNIGNGAVYTALGSDNQAILSTGAASPLASQNKGQKGPALQDDFTFNNIEWHGDHVIKMGAKIKWVRLTARDAGEFNPQFFYDTTPDGTSDVPYKVQFPSPTPGMNPVASTVDRQIGAYIQDDWKIDDHLTLNLGVRWDYEVTPSYHDYVTPPDIVAAINSQDPSAPAGQTYAQSLALGGVNINNYISNGHNRHPPRYNFQPRFGFAYDINGDEAHVIHGGAGRSYDRDLYQILQLEQTKSVLSQPTLNFINANHPCTPGPTCIPWDPVYLTGLGTLQSLIAGTSTGKEVDMITNNLKTPYSDQISLGMRNKIGEWNTDVTVQSIKSFDGLIFQLGNRYPNGSFWQNGSQPWGYPIPGYGALIIADNGLKTKTTQVLVSAEKPYTPESHWGMTVAYTYTKSRFNHDQQDLTDQYAFDFASIHDYPFIAGPTAKHRLVTTGTVDGPWGLLVAAKLTLATPTAYASNACYGIVDSPNGCAPMTFVPPGTGKFLVGGKVFGYRDLDLQITKNFKVWDNVNAYVRLDVLNVFNWKNYDDYLTNYGSNGVLSRNPVTYNPIGNIVDVPRTLKLTAGIKF
- a CDS encoding glucoamylase family protein, which translates into the protein MNILPRFAVVLSLAFACTASAMAAQASKQTSESHERARIPPMVDDLERRTFDWFWDSANPQNGLVPDHYPTKSFASIAAVGFGLTAYGVGAERGYITREQAVERTLATLRFFHDAPQNDSEDDATGYHGFFYHFLDMDTGKRFSRWVELSTVDTTLLLGGVLFAQSYYDRDTPQEREIRQLADEIYRRVDWTWVQARKPLITMGWTPGGKFIPHDWQGYNEGMLVYILAMGSPTHAVGEDAWKAWTSTYDRTWGEFRGQTFLNFAPLFGHQYSHVWVDFRGIRDAWNREKGLDYFENSRRATYSQRAYAIANPGGWTGYGENVWGLTASNGPGGLVVKSGDTERTFQGYTARGAGLDYISDDGTIVPTAAGGSIAFAPEIVVPALEEMKRKYGKHIYTKYGFVDAFNPSFHTKTDLRTGKLVPELGWVDTVHLGIDQGPILLMAENWRSGFVWNVMKKNPYIRKGLQRAGFTGGWLDGARAEP
- a CDS encoding ParB/RepB/Spo0J family partition protein, producing the protein MAAAKKRGLGRGLDALLGGGDDGAPSVIEQEGELRTLPIQYIQPGKYQPRRHWNDEALDELAASIKAQGLIQPVVVRALGKNSYELIAGERRWRAAQRAQLSEMPALVKDVPEIAVPAMALIENIQRQDLTPLEEADALKRLIDDFALTHQQAAEAVGRSRAAVSNLLRLTELPPSIKKLLDEGKLEMGHARCLLTLPERDAEGLALEAARHGWSVRELEEAARRAQTAPKGKAKHTPARDPNVDALERELAERFATRVEVAHGRGGRGKLVIHYHSNDELEGILGKIR
- a CDS encoding ParA family protein; translation: MARIIAVANQKGGVGKTTTAVNLAAALAAAKRKVLLVDLDPQGNATMASGVDKRVAKPNGCEVLLDEAPIERAIVTTEAHYDLLPGNGDLTAAELKLMDAIAREMRLKEQLAKIADKYHTILIDCPPTLHLLTLNALAAADGLLIPVQCEYFALEGLSSLLDTVKAVRQRLNPHLEIEGLLRTMYDVRNNLGNEVSAQLTTHFGDKVLRSIIPRNVRLAEAPSHGQPIHLYDRSSRGAIAYIGLAGEIIRRERGLAAGAADVAPPHDDSEVAVDAAADIHQE
- a CDS encoding sugar ABC transporter substrate-binding protein translates to MSRRGPRQRIAAMRRLLRHTLAWACVGIAAAASAGCQPKDDGRVLTLWTIGREGEAVAKLLPDFEREHPGLQVKVQQLPLTAAHQKLLTAIAGGSTPDLTQLGNTWIPELAALDALEPLQARVASSKVIRQDDYFANVWATNRIGEALYGVPWYVDTRLLFYRRDLLKRAGFDAPPRDWDEWRRMLAALSHPAQGTYGILLPTNEFEQLLVLALQQDGPLLRDGNRYGNFRSEGFKRALAFYVETFRQRQAPAITNVEAGNPWTEFGRGVYAFYLSGPWNIGEFRKRLPVSQQDDWDTAPLPGEHGPGASNAGGSSLVIFRRSTHKEAAWQLIEYLSRPDIQQRFYDLLGDMPPRRSSWLGGALRDDPKALAFREQLERVRPTPPVPEWERIVTEMQLVAAQAVHGDLTIDQAAAEIDRRADLILEKRRWVLDRTKAAP
- the rsmG gene encoding 16S rRNA (guanine(527)-N(7))-methyltransferase RsmG encodes the protein MADRAALQAQLEQGIAALGLRLPEGAVERLLDYQALLERWNATYNLTAIRDPAEMVTRHLLDSLAILPYVRGQTLADLGTGPGLPGIPLAIAAPGRQILLVDSNGKKVRFLREAIRALKLEGVRAVQSRVEEVEGQFDCITARAFASLADMLGWGGHLLAPGGVWLAMKGKRPDEEFPGIPAGFALRGTHVLNVPGLDAERHLVELGRA
- a CDS encoding SPFH domain-containing protein; its protein translation is MTVLLAITLVLFGLSATAIRRVPAGQVISVYRHGKPRRLLQAGTHILVPGLDRIGHRIDLGGQVLRFQEPMPDAHDVRGTVYWQVLEPERADAVIEEADQLIRGGALAALREEPAVVEADRRDLGARLKQAMNKALRERGVMVTRVELEVA
- a CDS encoding LacI family DNA-binding transcriptional regulator encodes the protein MGVTIKDVAREAQVSVASVSRALNGHGGVTAETLERIREVASRLRYIPHGAARSLITRRTHTIGALLPDLYGEFFSELIRGIDLAARTHGLQLLVSSSHDGAAEAAAALRAMQGRVDGLLVMSPHADAAFLRQNLPVGLPTVLMNTELERDDYPALSVDNAGGARMVVEHLIDAGYRRVAFIQGPAGNHDVAERERAYREVLAERLPGAEPVVQPGEFDEASGYRAGQRLAAMQPRPDAVFAANDMMAIGCMAAIREAGLRIPEDIAVAGFDDVPMARYVSPALTTAGVRIAELGKAALEQLAVQLDGSATDVPRAHVRIPAELVVRASSARTKGNDTEKPATRD